Part of the Burkholderia sp. FERM BP-3421 genome, GTCGCTGCTCGCCTGGGCCGCGCTCGTGCTGCTGTCGATTCCGCTCGCCGCGACCTTCGCCGCGCTGGGCGCGCGCTACCCCGATGCGGGCGGCGTCTCGACCTACGTGCGCAATGCCTTCGGCCCGCGCGCGGCGGCAATCGTCGGCTGGTGCTTCTACTTCGCGGTGCCGGCCGGCGCGCCCGCCGCCGCGCTGTTCGGCGGCGCCTACGTGGCGGCGATGCTGGGCGGCGGCGCCACGACCGAGATCGTCACCGCCGCGCTGCTGATCGCGACGGTCGCGGCGGCCAACGCGTACGGCGTCACCGTGTCGGGCCGCATGCAGGTCGTGCTGTCCGCGCTGCTGGTGGCCCTGCTGCTGGCCGCCGTGCTCGCCTCCGCGCCGCATGCGCGCCTCGACAACCTGCACCCCTTCGCGCCGCACGGCTGGCTCGCGGTCGGCCATGCGGCGGCGCTGCTGGTCTGGAGCTTCGCGGGCTGGGAGGCGATCACGCATCTCGCCGGGGAATTCCGCCGCCCCACCCACGACCTGCCGCGCTCGACCGCCGTCGCGGTCGTGGTGGTCGGGCTGCTGTACCTGTCGGTGGCCGCCGCGAGCGTGCTGGTGCTCGGCGCGACGGCGGGCGCATCGCGCGCGCCGCTCGCCGCGCTGATCGAACGCGGGATCGGCGGCGCGGCGGGCGGACTCGCCACGGTCGCGGCGCTGCTGCTGACGCTCGGCACGATGAACGCGTACTTCGCGGGCGCGGCCATGCTCGGCGCGGCGCTCGGCCGCGACGGCGCGCTGCCCGCCTGGTTCGCGCACGGCAGCGAGACGGGCGGCGTGCCGCGCCGCAGCCTCGCGGTGCTCGCCGCGCTGGCGGGCGGCGCGCTCGTCGCCACCGTGCTGGCGGGCGTCGGGCCGAAGCCGCTGGTGCTCGTCACGTCGGGCTGCTTCGTGCTCGTCTATGCGCTCGGCGCGGCCGCCGCGATGAAGCTGCTGCCGCGCGGCGGCTTCGCGCATCGCTGCGCGTGCATCGCGCTCGTCGCGGTGGCCGCGCTGTTCGTGACGACCGGCTGGTATCTCGCCTGGGCCCTCGGGCTCGCGGCGGCGGCGCTGCTCTACCTGCGGTTCGCGCCGCGGCGCGCGCGCTGAGGCGCGCCCGGCCCGGGGCGCGGCGCGCCGGCCGTCACGACGCGCGGCATCCGGACGCCGCCGCGCATCCCGATGCCGCGCGTCGTCCGCCCCGTCAGCGCGTGCCCGCGCTGCAGCAATACGCCAGCAGGAAGGTGGCGGTGCCCGTGGTGGTGCCGACGATGGCGCGCATGTCCGTATTCAGCTTCGACATCGCCGCCGTCACGTAGTCGGGCGCGGCCAGCGTGCCGGTGTTGAAGTCATGCACCGCCAGCGCGACGGCCTTGTTGTCCTTCGTCTTCGGCGACGCGAGCGCGCGATCCTCCTGCGCGAAGCGCTGGTCGCGCGTGGCCACCGCGCCGACCTGCCCGCTGCAGTAGCCGTGGGTGCCCGACATGATGTGGATCGTGTGGCCCTCGCCGCTCAGGCCCGCTGCGATGGTGTTCAGGGCCGCCGCCACGTCGCGGACCGAACAGGGATCGTGGAATCCCCAGATCTGTACCGCGTTGGGCGTGCCCTGGGTGATGTTGACGAGTGTTGCCATGACGCTCTCCTTGAAGGTGCTGCGATCGATCCCGCCGGCCGGACGGCGCTCGCCGCCGCCGCGCGGGCTGGATCCGCCGGCGCGCTCAACGGCTCGGCCGGCGGATGACTCAACCTTAGCGGCTCGGTCCGGCGCGCAAAATGGACCGCTCGTCACGACGCCCCGGGTGTCGTTCCTCACGGGTGCGGACTTGGGCGGGACGCGCCCGTACGCGACAATGAACGCTTCGTCCGGGACGCCGCGCGTCCCGCTCGCCCGTCCCGTTCGTCCCGTTCGTCCCGTTCGTCCCGTTCGTCCCACTCACCGGAGCACGCCATGCAGGCACAGTGGTCCCGCGTCGACGCCTATATCGCCGATCGGCTCATCCCGTCGGATCCCGTCCTGGAACAGGTGCTCGCGGCCAACGCGGCCGCGCGCCTGCCCGCGCACGACGTCGCGCCGAACCAGGGCCGCCTGCTGGCGCTGTTCGCGCGCATGATCCAGGCGCGCCGCATTCTGGAAATCGGCACGCTGGGCGGCTACAGCACGATCTGGCTCGCGCGCGCGCTGCCGCCGGGCGGCCGGGTCGTCACGCTCGAAGCCGATGCGCGGCATGCCGAGGTGGCGCGCGCCAATCTCGCGACGGCAGGCCTCGCCGACACCGTGGACGTGATCGTCGGGCCGGCGCTCGACAGCCTGCGCCGCCTGCCCGGCGACGCCCCGTTCGACCTGGTGTTCATCGACGCGGACAAGGAGAACAATCCCGCCTACCTCGACTGGGCGCTGAAGCTGTCGCGCCCCGGCACGCTGATCGTCGGCGACAACGTGGTGCGCGACGGCGAGGTCGCGAATCCGGACAGCGACGATCCGCGCGTCCACGGCGTGCGGCGGTTTTTCGATCGGATGGCGGATGAGCCGCGCCTGACGGCGACCGCGTTGCAGACCGTGGGCAGCAAGGGCTGGGACGGCTTCACGATCGCGCTGGTCGGCGAGGCGGCGTCGGGACGCTGACGGTGTCGCGCAGGCGCGCGGCGGGCCCGGTCGCGCACGGCCCGCTGCGCGGCGTATCGATCGGCGGCGGCATGCCCGCGCGGACCTGGATCTCGCGCGGCGTCAAGCAGGGCGGCCACGCGATCTTCAACGCCCGGCTCGGCTCTCGCATCAACCAGCACGTCGCGGCGTCGTGGCAGGCCAACAACCTGTTCAATCACGACGACGCCATCCGTCCGCCGAGCGCGTTCTTCAGCGTGTTCGGCGACCGGCGCGACGTGATGCCGACCGTGCGCCCGGACTTCTGACACGCGCGCGCCGCCGCCGGGCGCCGGCGGCGCCTCACGCGAGCCCCAGGTACACGACCCGGTCGCGCCCGCCGGCCTTCGCCTGGTAGAGCGCCTGGTCGGCCGCCTCGACCACCGCGCCGACCTCGGGCGCCGCCGCGCCGTGGCGCGGCTCCCACACCGAGACGCCGATGCTGACCGTGACGATGCCCGCATCCGAGCGCACGTGCGCGATGCCGAGCATGCGCACCGCGACCCGCATCCGCTGCGCGACCACCCGCGCACCGGCCGGATCGGTGTCGGGCAGCACCACCACGAACTCCTCGCCGCCGTAGCGCGCGACCACGTCGCCCGCGCGCCCCGCCTGCCCGTCGATGCAGCGCGCGACGCGCGCCAGCACCTCGTCGCCGACCTGATGGCCGTAGGCGTCGTTGTAGCGCTTGAAGTGGTCGATGTCGACGAACAGGATCGCGAGCGGCCGCTCGCCGCGCACCGCGCGCCGCCATTCGCGCTCGAGCGTCTCGTCGAGCGTGCGGCGATTGTAGAGACCCGTCAGGCTGTCGGTGCGCGCGAGCCGCGCAAGCGCGGCTTCCGCCGCCGACTTGCGCCACAGCGAGTACGCGAGGCAGATGCTCATGCCGATGAACGCCAGGCTGAACGCGCCCGTCAACACGCCGAAGCGCCACGCGCGCTCGCGCCAGTCCGCATAGGTGTCCTGCTCCGCCGTCGCGACCTGCACGATCAGCGGCACGCCTTCGAGCCGCTGGTACAGGAAGTTGCGCCGCACGCCGTCGATCGCCGAGACCTCGGTGAACGACCCCGAGCGGCCGAACTGCATGCGCCCGAACTGCCCGGTGTCGCGCAGTTCGCGGCCGAGCAGCGCGTCGTCGAACGGCGTGCGCATCACGAGCTGGCCGTTCGCGTGGAGCAGCACGATCGAACCGTGCGGGCCGACCTCGAGCCCGGCAAACAGCTGTTTGAAATACTCGAGCCGCACCACCAGCACCGCGACGCCCGCGAACCGGCCATCGCTGGCCTGCAGGCGGCGCGACAGCGCGATGCTCGGATCGCCGTCGCGCAGCCGCGCGCGATACGGCGCGCTCACGTACAGGCCCCGGTCGGACGCGTCGCGCTGGGCGGTGAAGAAATCACGGTCCGCGAAATGCATCACCGGCAACGGCTCGTCGCGCGAGGTCAGCGTGACGCGCCCCGTCTCGTCGAGCACGTAGATCATGCCGATGCACTTCGCCGCCGCGCCCCGGTCGAACAGCACCTCGCGGCGGCGCGCAAGCGGCAGCGCGGCCACCCAGGGCTTGTCGACGCCCTCGACGACGCCCTGCAAGGTCAGGTCGTAGATGCGGAAATTGCGCGCGATGTCGCGTTCGATCATCAGCAAGGTATTGCGCGCGCCGTCCTGCGCGCGCTCGAAGGCGTCCGCGCGGCTGTCGCGCAGAATGGCGGCGCAGATCGACATCATGACGATCGCGACCGCCACGCCTCCGGCAATCACTGCGTAGCCCAACGGCATCCGCTGCCCTGCGCCCCGACGACTGCGCACCCCGGCATGTCTGGATTTCATGCTTGTGCTTGTATAAACAACCGCGACGCTATTTGATCGAATTGGAAACCTGCCTAGCGGGCATTATGTACGATGCGCGGCCGCCCCCCGTGCACGGCGTCGTCGGGGTCCACCCGCGGCCCCCGCGTCGCGGCGCGCATGCGCCACCGCGCGCAGCGCCTCGATCAGCGTGCGGGCCGCCGCCGACGGCTGCGTATCGGTGCGCAGGATCAGGCCGACCGGCTCGTCGGCGCCGGCCGCCGGCAGGGGCAGCAGCACCAGCGCGCCGGCCGCGAGATCGGCCCGCGCCGCGTCGCGCGGCACGAACCAGACCGCGTCGTTGTCGAGCGCGAGCGCGCGGCCGACCGAGACCGACAGCGCCTCGACGAACGATTCGAGCGGCGGCGCGCCGCTCGCGCCGAGCAGCTGATCGGCGGCCTGCCGGATCAGCGTGCCGTAAGGCGGCAATACCACCGGGTAGCCGGCGAGCCGGGCCGCCGCCGCGGGGTCCGCGGCGAGCGGATGGCCGGCCCGCACGACCGCGACGAGCGGCTCGCTGTAAAGCTGCTCGAACGTCAGCCCGACCATGCGCTCCGGCTCCGACAGCCGGCCGATCGCGCATTCGATCGCGCCCGCCTTCAGGCGCGCCAGCAGGGCCGCGTTGGCGTCGGTCGCGATCCGCACGACGAGGCGCGGCCACTGCGCGGCGAGCGCTTTCAGCAGCGGCGGCGCGAGCGCGGCCGCGACCGTCGGCAGCATGCCGATCTCGAGCGTCGCGGCCGCGCCGCCGCCGCCGCGCGCCAGCAGGCTCACGCCCTGCCGCAGCGCGAGCACGCACGCGCTCGCGTGCGGCAGGAACAGCTGCGCGTCGCGGGTCGGCTGCGCCCCCTGGCGGCTGCGCTCGAACAGCTTCACGCCCAGGATCGACTCCAGCTCCGCGATCGTCTTCGAGACGGCCGGCTGGGTGATGGAGAGGCTCTCGGCCGCCCGCTGCACGCCGCCGAACTGCGCGACCGCGAGGAAGCACTGCAGGTGCCGGAACTTGACGCGCGCGTCGGCGATACGGTTTTGCATAACGGATGGTTATACGACGATCGAAAAAACGTCATTTTGCATAACTTTCCGGATTCGCTAAAGTCAGGGCGTCCCCCATCCTTCCAATCAACCCGGAGACCCGCGATGGACGATTCCTACCTCGCGCCGCGCGACTGGCCGTCGCATCCCGCCTACCTCCACCCCGACTACCGCTCGTCGGTGAAGCGCGGCCCGACCCGGCCGCTGATTCCGCTGCGGGAAAAGCTGCGCGACCAGCATGCGCCCGTCTACGGGGCCGAGGATCTCGGCGCGCTCGACCACGATCTGACCCGCAACGCGGTGAAGAACGGCGCGCCGCTCGGCGAGCGCATCATCGTCACGGGCCGCGTGCTCGACGAGGGCGGCCGCCCGGTGCGCGACACGCTGGTCGAGATCTGGCAGGCCAACGCGGCGGGCCGCTACGTGCACAAGGTCGACCGGCACGATGCGCCGCTCGACCCGAACTTCCTCGGCGCGGGCCGCTGCCTGACCGACGCCGACGGCCGGTACCGGTTCCTGACGATCAAGCCGGGCGCGTATCCGTGGGGCAACCACCCGAACGCCTGGCGACCGAATCATATTCATTTCTCGCTGTTCGGCGATTACTTCGGCTCGCGCCTCGTCACGCAGATGTACTTTCCGGGCGATCCGCTGCTCGCGCTCGATCCGATCTTCCAGGGCACGCCCGAGGACGCGCGCGAGCGGCTGGTCTCGCGTTTCGAGATCGGCACCACCGAACCCGGCTACGCGCTCGGCTACGAATTCGACATCGTGCTGCGCGGCCGCGACGCCACCCCGCTGGAGCGTTGAACATGACGACCCTGAAACAGACGCCGTCGCAGACGGTCGGCCCGTACTTCGCCTACGGCCTCTGCCCGCAGCAGTATCACTACGATCTGACCAGCCTGTTTACCGCGACGATCGCCGCGCCCCATGCGGCGGGCGAGCACGTGCGGCTGGTCGGCCAGGTGTTCGACGGCGACGGCCAGGTGGTCGGCGACGCGGTGCTCGAATTCACCCAGGTCGACGGCGCGGGCCGCTACCCGGCCTCGCGCGCCGACGCGGCCGCGCTCGGCTTCACGGGCTTCGCGCGGGTCGGCACCGGCACCGATGCGGCGCAGCGTTATGTCGTGGAAACCGTGAAGCCCGGGCGAGGTCCGGACGGCGGCGCGCCGCACGTCGACGTCACGGTGATGATGAGAGGGATCCTGACGCACGCGTTCACGCGCGTGTATTTCGACGACGAGACCGCCGCGAACGACGCGGACCCGGTGCTCGCGCGGGTGCCGGCCGAGCGGCGCGCCACCCTGCTCGCGCGCCGCGAGCCGCAGGCCGCGGGCGGCGTGCCGGTGTACCGCTTCGACATCCACATGCAGGGCGCGCGCGAAACGGTGTTCTTCGATCTCTGACATCAAAGGCGGGAATTCAAGCGGTTGAAGAAACCTTCCGCCCGCGGCTCATCGGACGGCACATGCCGCCGGCGGCCGGTGCGCGCTGGAACGCGTGGCGCGCGTACCGGCTTGTGCCGGTCCGCGCTGCTCAGCGGATCTCGAAGCCGGACGGCGGCAAAGCCACGCCGCCGTCAACCCGTCCGCACGAGATCAGCCGCCGTGCGCGATGACGCCACGCCGCCGTCAAGCCGATTGCCGCGCATGCCGGTCAGCAGACGCAAGATGCTCGCCGTTGAGCACGGCAACCGGCCGATAACCCGCGGCGGCGCAATGCTCGCGCGCGTGCGACGGCAGGAGCCGCTGCCCCGGCGCCAGCAACCGATGCACATGAAGGCTGCGCTGATTGGGGTACGCATCGGATCGTCCCGTCGCGCGGACAAGCCGCAGCAGCCGAGACGAAAGCCGATTGTCGTGATAGGCGTTGAACGCCTGCAGCAGCGGCCCCAGCAGTGCAAGCGAATCCGCCCCGCTCGTTACCGACAGATCGTGACGAATCTCCAGCGCCCGGATGAACGCCTGCACCCGCGGAGCGACAGGCGCTGCGGGCGCGGGCGCAGGTTCGCCCGTCACGTAGTCAAGATAGACCTGCTCGCTGTAGCAGGCGCTCCGGCTGCGCGGCACACCCGGCGTGCACGCCCGGATCGTCTCGGCCACGGTTTCCAGGCGCACGCTGCCAAACGAGAACGGTTGGCCCATGTCAAATGCCGTATCGCACCGGAAATCGATGTCCAGCAGATTGGCTTCGGGCAGGATCTCGGGCGCAGCGGCATAGCCGCCGGCAATGGTGGAGACGCCGGCGTGCTGGGCTTCGAGCAACACGCGACCGAGCGATTCGACGCTGGATACCGCCGGAAAGAAAAAGACATCGATCTGTTCAAAGAACGCCCAGATCTTCTGGTAGGGCAAGTGCCCGTGATAGGCGACCGCATCCGCCGGAATGCCGCGCGCCTCCAGTTCGCGCCGAACGACCTGCATCGCGCGCGCCGCCGACCGCCCCTCGACGTGCCCCGCGACCTGCAGCGACGCCGCTCGGTCATCCCGGCGCACGGCCGCCAGGAAGTCGAGTACCTGGGCGAAGTTCTTGTCGGCGCTCACCCGTCCCAGATAGCCGATGCGCAGGCCGCGGGCGGGACGCGGCCGCGCCGGGCGGGTTGCAGGGAACGAGGTCGCGAGCGGGTAGCTCACCGCGGTGTTGCCGGCATGGAGCGATGCCGCATGATGATGGATGAAATACGCACGGCAGAATTCCGACGGAAACAGCACCAGGTCCCCGGGACGGTTCAATGGCCCGGCAAGCATCTCCTGGAAGTGGTAGCCGCCCCATGAACTGGTGCGGATGTCCCGGATGATTCGAAAGCGCCCGTCGTAACGCTCGCGCAGATAGTGGTAGAAATGGCCGTATGGTCCGGCATTGCAGACGACGACATCGTCGGGCCCCAGGCGTCGGACGAAGCGCGCGAGGTCACGTTCGTCTTGCCGCAGCAGTTCGAATACATCGTGCGGTTCCGGATGCACCCCGGCCGGTGCCGCCTGAGTCAGCAACTTGCTGGTCTCGGAATAGAAATACAGTGCGCCATTGCTCGTGCGCTGGGTACGATAGTGATTGAAAGCGACTCGCATCAGCACTCCTGGCGTCGAGCGACGTTAACGGTATCGTCAAGCAGATCCTGCAGCACCTTGCGCATCGCGACGGCCATCTGCCGCACATTGCCCCCTGCGCCGTCGAACCGGATGGGCTCGCCAAAGCGGACATGCACCCGTGCCGGCGCATAGCGCGCGCCGTTCGACTCGTACAACCGGTGTGAATCGACGATGGCGGCCGGGATGACCAACGCCCCCGTCTGAGCCGCCAACAAACAGCAAGCCTCGCCCACGGGCGCGACGCGCGCCCCGCTCATCCCGCCTTCGGGAAACAGCGCGAGCCGCCCCTCGCGCCCCAGATAGTCCCGTGCCCGCCGGAACTCGTGCTCCGTCGCCTCCGCATCGCGCTTGTCGTGCATGAACGTCAGGTCGAACGTCCTTTCGATCCACGAGAACAGCGTCAGCTTTTCGGTCGTCACATGATCTTCGTTCGAGCTGAACGACTTGTACGCGAATGGCAGGTTGGCCATCAGCAGGTACGCATCGAAGCGCCCGCCGTGGTTCGACAGGACCAGCAATGGCCGCGCGTCGCGCGGAATGTGCTGCAACCCGGACACCTCGACGCGCGCGCCCGCGGCAAAGAGCAGCGTGCGCGCGAACAAACGCGGCAAGGCGCGGCGAAGCCGGGCGCCCAATGACGGGGCCAGGCGCCTGACCATCTTGTAGCTCAGCACGAGCGGCACGGCCGGAACATGCATCGCCAGCACGCTCAGCACGAAGCGGACATGCGCCCATGTCGTGCCGGTGGGCAACACCTCGGGCCGCGGCGGCCGGAACAGCGACGGATCCTCATGCTGGTCCACCTCGGCCGCGCCGGTTTCGTTCACTCGGGCATCCCCCGTCCCGCCCGACAAACGACAGGTCAACGCGCGGGCGGTCGGCGCAGCAACGATGTCGTCGTACTTGACCGTCAGATTCAGACGCTGGCGCGACAGTGAAATCACCTTCGCCGCCCGCAGCGAGTAGCCGCCCGCGTCGAAGAAGTCGGTATCGAGTGTCAGCTCGGCATCGTCCAGTGCATCGCGCCAGATCGCGAGCATCCCTTCCAGCAAGGGCGCCTCCACCTCGCCTGGCGGCGCTGACGCCTCGACGCCCTGCGGGGCCGACAGCGCGCCTCGATCGACCTTGCCGTTCGGCGTCCGTTTGAACGCGTCCACGACGACAATCCGCGCCGGCACCATGTACGCGGGCAAATGACGCGCCAGATACTGCCGCAGCGCATGACTTTCGAGTGCGCCCCCTTGCCGGGGGCTCGCATACAGCACCAGTTGCGGTTCGTCTGCGCCATTGTCCAGGCGGCATACGGCTTGCGCGACACCGGCATGCAGGTGCGCCACGGCCTCGATTTCGCCGAGTTCGACGCGATAGCCGCGCAGCTTGACCTGATCGTCGATGCGATTGAGGAACTGCAACTGACCATCGGCGAGCTGTCGCACCACGTCGCCGGTACGGAAGAGCCGGGCGCCGTCTCCGCGCCACGGATGCGGCACGAAACGCGATGCCGTCAAGCCCGGGCGCTTCCAGTACCCGAGCGCCAGACCGGTTCCGCCGAGGTACAACTCACCCGTCTCCCCCACGCCGACCGCGTCGCCCTCGGCGTCCAGCACGTAACGCTCGACGCCTGCCAGCGGCTCGCCCAGCAAGACCCGATCGGAGCGATCGGCTTGCCATGCGGACGCCCAGACCGTTGCTTCCGTTGGGCCGTACAGGTTCCACGCGTCCGCCCCCAGGGACTGAATGTAATCGACCATGCCGCGCGGGGGCGCTTCTCCGCCGATCGCGCCGATCCGCAAAGCCGGCAGCCTCGCCTGCGCCTCCTGTATCAACCTCCATGTGCCGGGTGTCGCCTGCAGCACCGTGACCTGCTGGTCCCGGATCACCGCCGCCAGCGCGACGCCGTCGAGCCGTTGCTCACTCGTCAGCATCACGCACGACGCGGCGCTGACGAGTGGCAGGAAAACCTCCAGCGCCGCAATATCGAACGACATCGGCGTCAGATTCACGAAGCAGTCGCGACTCGTGACGGACCAGCGCCCGGTCATGTCCAACAGGAACGTATCGAGGCTCGAACGGGCAACCGCAACACCCTTGGGCATTCCGGTGGAGCCCGAGGTGTAGATCAGGTAGGCGAGCGAGCCGGGCGCCGCGCGCCGCAGTCCGTGAAGCGAATCGGCGTTCGAGCGCGAATCCGGGACGCAGGCGGCGAAATCGAGCGCGCGACATCCGGCAGGCAGCGACAGCAGCGGCACGGTCCGCATCTCGACGATCACGACGCGCGCACCTGCATCGTTCAGACAGTATGCATTGCGCTCTCGCGGATACGACGGATCGAGCGGGACATAGCATGCCCCGGACAGGAGTACACCCAGCAACGCCGCGACACGATCCCGCCCCGGCTCCATGCATACGCCGACCGGCTCCCCAACCGCGATCCCCTGACCCGCGATCGCGCGCGCGACGCACAGCGCGCGCGCGAGCAGCTCGCCGTACGTGTACACCGCGCCGCCTTGCCGCAACGCCGTCCGCTCAGGCTCGCGAAGCGCATGGCGGACAAAGGCCGCGAGCCACCCGTCGCCGTCTTCGTCGAGCGGCTCCGGCGCCGGCGCGGGGAGAACGGAGGGCACGCCGGGAACGGCCGCGGCCCCGTGGGCCAGTTCGGACAACGACGTCAGGAACGCCTGCAACAGCGCGTCGGCAGGCACGGACGCGATATGGTCGATTGCCAGCGAAAGCCGCTCGCCGTCATCGATGAAATTAACGAATTGCGGGAATGCCACATGCTCGTTCATGACCGGACGCCAGCGCAATCCGTCAAGCGAGCCCGGCGCGATATCGGCGCGTCGCTCGAGGTTGATCACCGCATCCGGTGCAATCGCGGCCAAGCGGCCGAGTCGACGGGCATCGTCGACCAGATCGGCATACGCATATTCGTCGCATTGCAGCGTGTCGAGCAGCGCTTGCTTGACCTTGGCGGCATAGGCCGGCAGGTCCGCCAGCGTTTCGCCGCAGGAAGACGCGATCAGGCAGAGATTCGAGCAATAGCCGACCAGCCCGTGCTCCTCGCGGGTCCTGCGCGCGCCGACCGGCACAGCCAGCGTGATGTCGCGCCGACCGCTGACCCGGTGCATCGCCGCACCATAGGCCGCGACCAACAGTTGAAACAAGGTCATCCCGCGTTCGCGAGCGCACCGTGCCAGGCGCTCGGCGTCGGCGGCCTCGAACACGTGGACGCATTGATGCGCACGCCACGGGTCCTGCCCCCCGGCCGTCCCGCCGAGCTCGCCGACCGCCGCGCCGACCACATCCCGCTCGATGAAGCGCGTCCGCAGGCGTGCGCCGATCGCTCGGTACGCATCCGAGCGCCTCGCTTCGCGCCGCCGGGCGACGACGCGGCGAAACAGCGGCGCCGGTTCGATATCGGCCGTCGGCGGCGCATCGTAGAAGCGCAGCAGATCTTCCAGCACGATGCCCGCGGACCAGCCGTCGACGAGCAGGTGGTGCATGAGCAGCAACAGCACGCTGCGACCGTCGTCGAGCCCGATCAGGTATGCCCGTATCGGATACTCGCGATAGGGATCGAAACGATGCCGCAGCAGTTCCGCCAGCGTTCGATCGAGCGTCGGCGCCTCGATGCTCAGGCATTGCAGGGCCGGCTCGGCCTGGGTCGCGATCCGCAACGTCGGCTCCGCACCGACCGCCACTTGCATCCGCAATGCCTCGTGCCGCCCGACGACCGCCTGGAAGGCGCGCTCCAGTCGCCCGGCATCGACCCGGCCGGCAATCTCGATCGCCACGGGCACGTTGTAGGCCGACCATCGAGGATCGTCGAGATCGAACAACGCAAGCAACTGCACCTGCTCGGTACTGAGCGCGACCGGCTCTTCCGCCGCCGGCGTCGACCGCGCCCCCCGGTTGCCGCTCGCCCCCGATGGTCCGCTGCCCGGGTCGACGCCGAGAAAACCGTGCTCGGCCAGCTCGCCGACGACCTCGCCAAAGGTCGTGGCGGCCTGTTCAAGCTCCGCATCGTCGTGCGCATGCGACAGGAAGCAATTCCGCCCTTCCCAGATATAAAGCCCTCGGTTGATCAGCCCATAGTGCAGCAACTCGATGTCCGGCAACTGGGGAATGCGAAACAGCGAGCCACAGTGGGCGACGTGCAGGTCGACGCCCAACGCCGCCGTAGCGGCATTGACGCGTTCGACAAAGCGCGTGGTCTTGGCATTGGTCTCGGTGACAATGGCTTCGCCCTCGGACTTCAGGCGCTCGAGCACCACCTTGGCGGCCTGCATCGCGAGCGGATGCTTGCAGAACGTCCCGGCGAAAAACGTCATCGGCACGGCGGGATACGAATCGTCCCTGTATGACCAGGCACCGCCGTCGATGTGATCCAGATAACGCGCCGCGCCCGCCACCATGCCGATCGGCAGGCCGCCGCCGACGATTTTTCCGTAGGCGGCCAGATCCGCTTCGATCCCGTAGTGGCCCTGGCCGCCTCGCAAATGAATGCGAAAGCCGTTGAGCACTTCGTCGAACACGAGCGCGATCCCCGTCGCGCGAGTCAGCGCGCGCAATGCGTGGAGAAACGCCCTGGGTTGCAACGACGGGTTGCGGCTTTGCACCGGCTCGACCAACACCGCGGCGATCTGGTCGGCGTGACGGCGCACGAAGTCCAGCGACTCGGCCGCGCCGTAGTCGAGCACCACGACGTCCTCGATCTGGCGCGGCGTGATGCCGGGGGCGAACGGCAACGCGCTGCGCTCGCCAGGGCGCGCCATGACCGTATCGGCCGTGCCATGATACGAGCCGGCGAACAATACGACCCACGGGCGTCCGGTCGCCGCGCGCGCGAGGCGCACCGCGAGCATGACCG contains:
- the pcaG gene encoding protocatechuate 3,4-dioxygenase subunit alpha, translated to MTTLKQTPSQTVGPYFAYGLCPQQYHYDLTSLFTATIAAPHAAGEHVRLVGQVFDGDGQVVGDAVLEFTQVDGAGRYPASRADAAALGFTGFARVGTGTDAAQRYVVETVKPGRGPDGGAPHVDVTVMMRGILTHAFTRVYFDDETAANDADPVLARVPAERRATLLARREPQAAGGVPVYRFDIHMQGARETVFFDL
- the pcaH gene encoding protocatechuate 3,4-dioxygenase subunit beta, whose translation is MDDSYLAPRDWPSHPAYLHPDYRSSVKRGPTRPLIPLREKLRDQHAPVYGAEDLGALDHDLTRNAVKNGAPLGERIIVTGRVLDEGGRPVRDTLVEIWQANAAGRYVHKVDRHDAPLDPNFLGAGRCLTDADGRYRFLTIKPGAYPWGNHPNAWRPNHIHFSLFGDYFGSRLVTQMYFPGDPLLALDPIFQGTPEDARERLVSRFEIGTTEPGYALGYEFDIVLRGRDATPLER
- a CDS encoding APC family permease, with the translated sequence MPHSADSGALAAARHAPASGSLTIVQGAALYVGAVLGTGVIALPALAAEVAGPASLLAWAALVLLSIPLAATFAALGARYPDAGGVSTYVRNAFGPRAAAIVGWCFYFAVPAGAPAAALFGGAYVAAMLGGGATTEIVTAALLIATVAAANAYGVTVSGRMQVVLSALLVALLLAAVLASAPHARLDNLHPFAPHGWLAVGHAAALLVWSFAGWEAITHLAGEFRRPTHDLPRSTAVAVVVVGLLYLSVAAASVLVLGATAGASRAPLAALIERGIGGAAGGLATVAALLLTLGTMNAYFAGAAMLGAALGRDGALPAWFAHGSETGGVPRRSLAVLAALAGGALVATVLAGVGPKPLVLVTSGCFVLVYALGAAAAMKLLPRGGFAHRCACIALVAVAALFVTTGWYLAWALGLAAAALLYLRFAPRRAR
- a CDS encoding O-methyltransferase, translating into MQAQWSRVDAYIADRLIPSDPVLEQVLAANAAARLPAHDVAPNQGRLLALFARMIQARRILEIGTLGGYSTIWLARALPPGGRVVTLEADARHAEVARANLATAGLADTVDVIVGPALDSLRRLPGDAPFDLVFIDADKENNPAYLDWALKLSRPGTLIVGDNVVRDGEVANPDSDDPRVHGVRRFFDRMADEPRLTATALQTVGSKGWDGFTIALVGEAASGR
- the pcaQ gene encoding pca operon transcription factor PcaQ, with the translated sequence MQNRIADARVKFRHLQCFLAVAQFGGVQRAAESLSITQPAVSKTIAELESILGVKLFERSRQGAQPTRDAQLFLPHASACVLALRQGVSLLARGGGGAAATLEIGMLPTVAAALAPPLLKALAAQWPRLVVRIATDANAALLARLKAGAIECAIGRLSEPERMVGLTFEQLYSEPLVAVVRAGHPLAADPAAAARLAGYPVVLPPYGTLIRQAADQLLGASGAPPLESFVEALSVSVGRALALDNDAVWFVPRDAARADLAAGALVLLPLPAAGADEPVGLILRTDTQPSAAARTLIEALRAVAHARRDAGAAGGPRRRRARGAAAHRT
- a CDS encoding GGDEF domain-containing protein — protein: MPLGYAVIAGGVAVAIVMMSICAAILRDSRADAFERAQDGARNTLLMIERDIARNFRIYDLTLQGVVEGVDKPWVAALPLARRREVLFDRGAAAKCIGMIYVLDETGRVTLTSRDEPLPVMHFADRDFFTAQRDASDRGLYVSAPYRARLRDGDPSIALSRRLQASDGRFAGVAVLVVRLEYFKQLFAGLEVGPHGSIVLLHANGQLVMRTPFDDALLGRELRDTGQFGRMQFGRSGSFTEVSAIDGVRRNFLYQRLEGVPLIVQVATAEQDTYADWRERAWRFGVLTGAFSLAFIGMSICLAYSLWRKSAAEAALARLARTDSLTGLYNRRTLDETLEREWRRAVRGERPLAILFVDIDHFKRYNDAYGHQVGDEVLARVARCIDGQAGRAGDVVARYGGEEFVVVLPDTDPAGARVVAQRMRVAVRMLGIAHVRSDAGIVTVSIGVSVWEPRHGAAAPEVGAVVEAADQALYQAKAGGRDRVVYLGLA